The following are from one region of the Oryzias latipes chromosome 12, ASM223467v1 genome:
- the myo18b gene encoding unconventional myosin-XVIIIb isoform X2 has product MALSSRLKLWEQKIQQEKKPVTTSVPPPPLSVLPGGLLKQLVRDSEKETKHKEPEVKEEKPPQKLSDNLVQQFLAPDQTPPILEAEMALRAEKLVNDGKQRRCGSAQPDGRSSSERRILTPDSDWKPGSRQAGTPEQEVKKDRKTPQAEQKKERMEEVKKKKEVVEQRQEPEGRQADETVTETSRKEVKDVWYEAGTVWFVHKDGFTRATQLKPDEGTPDLPEGRVRVRLETDGSLHDVAELEVEKCNPAELDLCEDLSDLQCVNESGVLHTLTSRAKANMPLTRAGPNLVNLWPPIQSHSKTPKLRRGESAWDAPPALAALVRRLYISMVGTRRDHCVCALGRSGTGKTAACQAFTLALLKQAGTAAGSFSAERVQAMFTVLRSFGCVSSQQSDASSRFATVFSLDFNHAGQAAAGHLQTMMLDKWKVCRKTPGESNFLVFSQMLAGLSTEMRTELQLHQLPGSNSFGIVHPTKVEEKQRASVGFTKLLVAMETLGFSPSEQKAIWHVLAGIYHLGAAGACKVGRRQFLDFDSAHTAGSVLGCGGEELHTAVFKHHLRQLLQRATGGSRERPESEEGPRLTAAQCVEGMAAGLYEELFTAVVSLINRALSSEQLPLASVMVVDPPGFRNPRHSGDERAAGWSELCHNYLQERLLERYHRHTFTQTLDRYAQEKVLVDFESPESSPAEVVSAIDQPPPQVRTADGDFRGLLWALDVEMVTPASSESAALERVCQHYGNTVRQCEQPLQCEVRHLMGCDPVRYDLTGWFGLIQNNPSALNAVSLLQNSTVGEVKAMFTPRISLPPLCRGLGGLEGGNQRALQRNGTIRKTFSGGMAAVRRHSHCIAVKLQADALENVIRRAAPVFLQGVSAKMDGGGFDVPALRVQLNSTQILSALQLYRTGFPDHMSLSDFRCHFQALSPPIMKRYASMFVSHDERKAVEELLVELDVDKKRIVVGSSRVFMRRGVLRDLEQQRDQQVTGWLVHLQAAGLGHLARQKYRRLKVQQMAVRCLQRNLRVLRSVSDWSWWRLFCRVRPLLDVNMDNERLRAKEDEISALRRRLEKSEKERNELRQTADSLESRVTAVTSELSDERFRGDAVGQALDVERAERLRLSRENRDLQTRLDQCRVTMETLERTLEEERQKARGAAGQREAASGSELSVQLDCCQTEVEFVRRRLKQTEEKLEAERRSRQELDAKVAALQAQLEQSRRGAVELKRHCRRVTSDLQDARVQMDSLQGRSHDLERKQRRFDSELAQALEEAENQREQKEKASQENAALGTEIFNLRRSLQESQAEATRLQKQKEELCAQIRDLSLPLHLATDSLPDLKRQLRLLESQAGEQTEEMAKLAAQIQQQQQVHMRFEMEMERMKQMHQKELEDKEEELEDVHKSSQRRLRQLEMQLEQEYEEKQMVVHEKHDLEGLIATLCEQVGHRDFDVEKKLRTDLRRTRALLADSQLLLAAIDASGSNQPNGSKEQIERLHCQLEEGEARRLEAEKVQKMLSQELENAQLELENLCKQKSLVDEQVTLLQHEKADLLKRVEEDQEDLNELMKKHKALIAQSSSDISQIRELQAELEEVKRHRHALQEQLQQRASRLQFLEASTVGRSIVSKQEARICDLENKLEFQRGQVKRFEVLVLRLRDSVVRLGEELERSAQAEAREKENARYCQQRLQEMRVEMEELSQREQESSRRRMELEMQVEELTAVRQTLQADLETSIRRIVDLQAALEEVESSDDSDSESDSVSSAGSVGTEDVGEGVRKWRGGSRGGGSPYSSQDGRQSVTDTMSTYSFRSCVEPDDEGSEPGGVGTKHLSRAPSSSALSELLDGLRRRRAADASDGGGSTVSLPIYQTTGASTLRRRSSALSLGGEDVQEPCPRPSILKPPSPLLPRAATSRSNGEAEGPAAGAKPPLFSSGESPSSLPALPRLSSLSSSLVSRRPPSLSIPEEDSEDSTRSTLTPPQRSPQALRYRKPLPADEGEGPLGSEPLVFRNRRLTGDRDDAASDILPAIRRSQSTSSLASSVRGGRRALSVHFGELPPSTRSRRSSDTESSSSGSSHGGGPRGRGETPQGERLEAEGSEGGDVASVMRKYLKKESD; this is encoded by the exons ATGGCGCTGTCTTCACGCTTGAAGCTGTGGGAGCAGAAG attcagcAGGAGAAGAAGCCGGTGACCACGTCCGTCCCGCCCCCGCCCCTGTCGGTCCTGCCGGGCGGCCTCCTCAAACAGCTCGTCCGGGATTCAGAGAAGGAGACCAAACACAAAGAGCCCGAGGTCAAAGAGGAGAAACCT CCGCAGAAACTGAGCGACAACCTGGTGCAACAGTTCCTCGCCCCAGATCAGACCCCCCCCATCCTGGAGGCAGAGATGGCCCTGCGCGCCGAGAAACTCGTCAACGACGGCAAGCAGAGGAGGTGCGGCTCGGCCCAGCCGGATGGCCGGTCGTCCTCCGAGCGCCGCATCCTGACCCCCGACTCCGACTGGAAACCGGGAAGCAGGCAGGCGGGAACCCCAGAGCAGGAGGTGAAGAAAGACAGGAAGACGCCGCAGGCGGAGCAGAAGAAAGAGAGGATGGAGgaggtgaagaagaagaaggaggtgGTGGAGCAGAGGCAGGAGCCAGAGGgaaggcaggcagatgagaccGTCACAGAAACCAGCAGGAAGGAG GTGAAGGACGTTTGGTACGAAGCTGGAACCGTTTGGTTCGTCCACAAGGACGGTTTCACCCGAG CCACTCAGCTGAAGCCGGATGAAGGCACCCCCGACCTGCCGGAGGGCCGGGTGAGGGTCCGCCTGGAGACGGACGGCTCGCTGCACGACGTGGCCGAGCTGGAGGTGGAGAAG TGTAACCCCGCGGAGCTCGACCTGTGCGAGGATCTGAGTGACCTCCAGTGCGTGAACGAGAGCGGCGTCCTGCACACCCTGACCAGCCGGGCCAAGGCCAACATGCCGCTCACGCGCGCCGGACCCAACCTGGTCAACCTCTGGCCCCCGATCCAGAGCCACAGCAAG ACTCCAAAGCTACGGCGCGGGGAGTCGGCGTGGGACGCGCCCCCCGCCCTGGCGGCTTTGGTCCGGCGGCTGTACATCTCCATGGTTGGCACCAGGAGGGATCACTGCGTGTGCGCGCTGGGACGCAGCGGGACAGGAAAGACCGCGGCGTGCCAAGCCTTCACGCTCGCGCTCCTCAAACAGGCCGGGACGGCGGCCGGGAGCTTCAGCG CCGAGCGCGTCCAGGCCATGTTCACCGTCCTGCGCTCCTTCGGCTGCGTCAGCTCGCAGCAGAGCGACGCCTCCTCCCGCTTCGCCACGGTCTTCTCTCTGGACTTCAACCACGCGGGACAGGCCGCGGCGGGACACCTGCAG ACCATGATGTTGGACAAATGGAAGGTGTGTCGGAAAACTCCAGGCGAGAGCAACTTCCTGGTTTTCAGCCAGATGCTGGCGGGTCTGAGCACAGAGATGAG gacagagctgcagctgcaccaACTGCCCGGATCCAACTCCTTTGGGATTGTTCATCCCACCAAG GTTGAGGAGAAACAACGAGCGTCCGTCGGTTTCACAAAGCtgctggttgccatggaaacgctGGGCTTCTCCCCCAGTGAACAGAAAGCCATCTGGCATGTTCTGGCTGGGATCTACCATCTGGGAGCTGCCGGGGCTTGTAAAG TGGGCAGAAGGCAGTTTTTAGACTTCGACAGCGCCCACACGGCCGGCAGCGTGCTCGGCTGCGGGGGGGAGGAGCTTCACACCGCCGTCTTCAAACATCACCTgcggcagctgctgcagagggcCACCGGGGGCAGCAGAGAGAGGCCGGAGTCAGAGGAGG GTCCCCGTCTGACTGCCGCTCAGTGTGTGGAGGGAATGGCTGCAGGACTCTATGAGGAGCTGTTCACCGCCGTGGTGTCGCTCATCAACAG AGCTCTGAGCAGCGAGCAGCTGCCATTGGCCTCCGTCATGGTGGTGGATCCGCCGGGTTTCAGGAACCCTCGGCACTCGGGGGACGAGCGTGCGGCCGGCTGGTCTGAACTCTGCCACAACTACCTGCAGGAGCGGCTGCTGGAGCGATACCACCGACACACCTTCACCCAGACGCTGGACAGATACGCCCAG GAGAAGGTTCTGGTAGATTTTGAGTCTCCAGAAAGCAGTCCGGCTGAGGTGGTTTCTGCCATCGACCAGCcgcctccacag GTCCGGACGGCCGACGGGGACTTCAGGGGTCTGCTGTGGGCTCTGGATGTGGAGATGGTAACGCCTGCATCCAGTGAGAGCGCCGCTCTGGAGAGAGTCTGCCAGCATTACGGCAACactg TGCGTCAGTGCGAGCAGCCGCTGCAGTGCGAGGTGCGCCACCTGATGGGCTGCGACCCTGTCCGCTACGACCTGACGGGGTGGTTCGGTCTGATCCAGAACAACCCGTCCGCGCTGAACGCCGTCAGTCTGCTGCAGAACTCCACCGT AGGAGAGGTGAAGGCCATGTTCACCCCCAGAATCTCCCTGCCGCCTCTCTGTCGAGGTCTGGGCGGGCTGGAGGGGGGGAACCAGCGCGCCCTGCAGAGGAACGGAACCATCAGGAAAACGTTCAGCGGCGGGATGGCGGCCGTCCGCCGACACTCCCACTGCATCGCCGTAAAGCTGCAGGCC GACGCCCTGGAGAACGTCATCCGCAGGGCCGCCCCCGTCTTCCTGCAGGGGGTCAGCGCCAAGATGGACGGGGGGGGGTTCGACGTCCCGGCCCTCAGAGTGCAGCTGAACTCCACCCAGATCCTGTCGGCGCTGCAGCTCTACCGCACAG gttttcctgaCCACATGAGTCTGAGCGACTTCAGGTGTCACTTCCAGGCTCTCTCCCCGCCGATCATGAAGCGCTACGCCTCCATGTTTGTCAGCCACGACGAGAGGAAG GCGGTGGAGGAGCTGCTGGTGGAGCTGGACGTGGATAAGAAGAGGATCGTGGTGGGCTCCAGCAGG GTCTTCATGAGGCGTGGCGTGCTGCGGGACCTGGAGCAGCAGAGGGACCAGCAGGTCACCGGCTGGCTGGTCCACCTGCAGGCCGCCGGCCTGGGACACCTGGCCCGTCAGAAATACCGCAGACTGAAG GTGCAGCAGATGGCGGTCCGCTGTCTGCAGAGGAACCTGCGGGTCCTGAGGTCGGTGTCGGACTGGAGCTGGTGGAGACTGTTCTGCAGAGtgcgccctctgctggacgTCAACATGGACAACGAGAGGCTGCGGGCCAAAGAG GATGAAATTTCCGCTTTGAGACGCCGTCTGGAAAAATCCGAAAAGGAGAGGAACGAACTGAGGCAGACTGCTGACAGCCTGGAGAGCAGG GTCACTGCTGTGACCTCTGAGCTGAGTGATGAGCGTTTCCGCGGCGACGCGGTGGGCCAGGCTCTGGATGTGGAGAGGGCCGAGAGGCTCCGACTCAGCCGGGAAAACAGAGACCTGCAG ACGCGGCTGGATCAGTGCAGAGTTACCATGGAAACGCTGGAGAGGACGCTGGAGGAGGAGAGGCAGAAAGCGCGGGGGGCTGCGGGTCAGAGAGAGGCCGCCTCAG GAAGCGAGCTGTCCGTGCAGCTGGACTGCTGCCAGACGGAGGTGGAGTTCGTCCGCCGGCGGCTGAAGCAGACGGAGGAGAAACTGGAGGCGGAGCGACGGAGCCGGCAGGAGCTGGACGCCAAG GTGGCGGCGCTGCAGGCGCAGCTGGAGCAGTCCAGGCGGGGGGCGGTGGAGCTGAAGCGCCACTGTCGGCgcgtgacctctgacctgcagGACGCCCGGGTCCAGATGGACAGTCTGCAGGGCCGCTCGCACGATCTGGAGCGCAAGCAGAGGAG GTTCGACAGCGAGCTGGCTCAGGCGCTGGAGGAGGCGGAGAACCAGAGGGAGCAGAAGGAGAAAGCCTCTCAGGAGAACGCCGCCCTGGGAACGGAGATCTTCAACCTCCGCCGCAGTCTGCAG GAGAGCCAAGCCGAGGCGACCCGTCTGCAGAAGCAGAAGGAGGAGTTGTGCGCTCAGATCCGGGACCTCAGCCTGCCGCTCCACCTCGCCACGGATTCGCTGCCGGACCTGAAGAGGCAGCTCCGCCTCCTGGAGAGCCAGGCCGGCGAGCAGACGGAGGAAATGGCCAAACTGGCCGCTcagatccagcagcagcagcag GTCCACATGCGCTTTGAGATGGAGATGGAGAGGATgaagcagatgcatcagaaggagctggaggacaaagaggaggagctggaggacgtCCACAAGTCCTCTCAGAGACGG CTCCGGCAGCTGGAGATGCAGCTGGAGCAGGAGTACGAGGAGAAGCAGATGGTGGTCCACGAGAAACACGACCTGGAGGGCCTCATAGCCACTCTGTGTGAGCAG GTGGGACACCGAGACTTTGATGTGGAGAAGAAGCTGAGGACAGACCTGAGGAGAACTCGGGCTCTGCTGGCCGACTCCCAGCTGCTGCTCGCCGCCATCGACGCCTCGGGTTCCAACCAGCCCAACGGGAGCAAAGAGCAGATCGAGCGGCTGCACTGCCAG CTGGAGGAGGGCGAGGCCAGGCGGCTGGAGGCCGAGAAAGTCCAGAAGATGCTGTCGCAGGAGCTGGAGAACGCCCAGCTGGAGCTGGAGAACCTCTGCAAGCAGAAGAGCCTG GTGGATGAACAGGTGACGCTGCTGCAGCACGAGAAGGCGGACCTGCTGAAGCGGGTGGAGGAGGACCAGGAGGACCTGAACGAGCTCATGAAGAAACACAAAGCTCTCATCGCTCAG TCCTCCAGTGACATCAGTCAGATCAGGGAGCTGCAGGCGGAGCTGGAGGAGGTGAAGAGGCACAGACACGCCCTGCAGGAGCAG ctgcagcagcgagCGTCCAGGCTGCAGTTCCTGGAGGCGTCCACCGTGGGGCGCAGCATCGTCAGCAAACAGGAGGCTCGCATCTGTGACCTGGAGAACAAGCTGGAGTTCCAAAGAGGACAAGTCAAGAGGTTTGAG GTGCTGGTGCTGCGTTTGAGGGACAGCGTGGTCCGTTTGGGGGAGGAGCTGGAGCGGAGCGCCCAGGCCGAAGCCCGCGAGAAGGAGAACGCCCGGTACTGCCAGCAGAGGCTGCAGGAGATGAGGGTGGAGATGGAGGAGCTGAGCCAGAGGGAGCAGGAGAGCAGCCGCAGGAGGATGGAGCTG GAGATGCAGGTGGAGGAGCTCACCGCCGTCAGGCAGACGCTGCAGGCCGACCTGGAGACGTCCATCCGCCGCATCGTAGACCTGCAGGCCGCTCTGGAGGAGGTGGAGTCCAGCGACGACAGCGACTCTGAAAG CGACTCCGTGTCCAGCGCCGGCTCCGTGGGGACCGAGGACGTGGGGGAGGGGGTCCGGAAGTGGAGAGGAGGATCCCGCGGCGGGGGGTCTCCGTACAGCAGTCAAGATGGCCGTCAGTCCGTCACCGACACCATGAGCACCTACAGCTTCAG ATCTTGTGTGGAACCTGACGATGAGGGTTCTGAGCCTGGGGGGGTCGGTACCAAACACCTGAGCCGGGCCCCGTCCTCCTCAGCCCTGTCCGAGCTGCTGGATGGACTTCGTAGACGGCGAGCGGCGGACGCCTCAGACGGCGGTGGGAGCACCGTGTCTCTGCCCATTTACCAGACCACCGGGGCCTCCACCCTCAGGCGGAGGTCCTCGGCGCTGTCCCTGGGGGGCGAGGACGTCCAGGAGCCGTGTCCCAGACCCAGCATCCTCAAACCACCCTCGCCACTCCTGCCTCGCGCCGCCACCTCACGCTCCAATGGCGAGGCTGAAGGCCCTGCAGCGGGGGCCAAACCCCCCCTCTTTAGCTCCGGCGAGTCCCCGTCCTCGCTCCCGGCGCTGCCCCGCCTCTCCTCGCTGTCTTCCTCTCTTGTGTCCCGGCGTCCTCCCTCGCTATCTATCCCAGAGGAGGACTCGGAGGACTCCACCCGCTCCACGCTCACGCCCCCCCAGCGCTCCCCCCAGGCCCTCCGTTACAGGAAGCCGCTTCCCGCAGATGAGGGGGAGGGCCCTCTGGGCTCCGAACCGCTGGTCTTCCGAAACCGCCGCCTGACCGGAGATCGTGACGACGCGGCGTCAGACATCCTGCCCGCCATCCGCAGGTCTCAGTCCACCAGCAGCCTGGCCAGCTCAGTCAGGGGGGGCCGGAGGGCGCTGAGCGTCCACTTTGGGGAGCTGCCCCCCTCCACACGCAGCAGGAGGAGCTCCGACACGGAGTCGTCCAGCTCGGGAAGCTCGCATGGTGGCGGGCCCAGAGGCAGGGGGGAGACCCCCCAGGGAGAAAGGCTGGAGGCAGAGGGCAGTGAGGGGGGGGACGTGGCATCAGTCATGAGGAAGTACCTGAAGAAGGAGAGCGACTGA